Proteins co-encoded in one Papaver somniferum cultivar HN1 chromosome 5, ASM357369v1, whole genome shotgun sequence genomic window:
- the LOC113282760 gene encoding formamidopyrimidine-DNA glycosylase-like isoform X1: protein MSFTDKRRFAKVRLLKDPTLKPPISELGPDALLEPMTTDEFFQLLRKKKIAIKPLLLDQSFISGIGNWIADEVLYQARIHPLQVSSSLSKEHCETLQKCIIEVIDKAVEVGADSSQYPSNWIFHSREKKPGKAFVDGKKIDFITAGGRTTAYVPDLQKLTGEQAKKAALEPKEQTSDGDEDEENLERKKGNKSKPKKAQTKKPPAKRKGKATSDNDNDSEDDEMEEKKVEKVAKGKQSKAKVETSDKPKGRQSKNSKKT, encoded by the exons ATGTCTTTTACTGACAAGCGACGATTCGCCAAAGTGCGCTTGCTCAAAGAT CCAACGTTGAAACCTCCAATCTCCGAGCTTGGTCCAGATGCGCTGCTGGAGCCTATGACAACAGACGAGTTCTTTCAGTTACTGAGAAAGAAGAAGATTGCTATTAAACCTCTTTTACTTGACCAG AGCTTCATTTCGGGGATTGGCAATTGGATCGCAGATGAAGTGCTTTATCAA GCAAGAATTCATCCTCTCCAAGTTTCTTCGAGCTTGTCCAAGGAGCACTGTGAAACTCTGCAAAAGTGCATCATAGAG GTCATTGATAAGGCAGTTGAAGTTGGAGCTGACAGTAGTCAGTATCCCAGTAATTGGATTTTCCATTCTCGCGAAAAGAAACCTGGCAAGGCCTTTGTTGATG GGAAGAAAATTGATTTCATAACAGCAGGAGGCAGG ACAACTGCTTATGTGCCAGACTTGCAAAAGCTTACTGGAGAACAAGCTAAGAAGGCAGCACTTGAACCAAAAGAACAAACGTCAGATGGAGATGAGGATGAAGAAAATCTGGAACGGAAGAAGGGAAATAAATCAAAACCAAAGAAAGCCCAGACCAAAAAGCCTCCTGCAAAAAGGAAAGGTAAGGCAACTAGTGACAATGATAATGACAGTGAAGATGACGAGATGGAGGAGAAGAAGGTTGAAAAGGTCGCAAAAGGTAAACAATCAAAGGCAAAGGTTGAAACATCAGACAAACCAAAAGGCCGTCAAAGCAAGAACTCAAAGAAAACTTAG
- the LOC113282758 gene encoding heptahelical transmembrane protein 1-like has protein sequence MRREEKRRERLGREGALNWCSWVGCLVGELHLNRKREKKQREREFNLKEEINHPINPFSKSLSFFSQMTTAGTDHQASENSNCCVWRRKKGIRKKSKSSSSFSSSSSEDLVMEEMKAVSPLMNGINKKEKKNHNSRKKNKCFELLAYKDLPDYMKDNEYILDHYRANWPIKVAFYSLFRWHNETLNIWTHLIGFFVFVGLTAANLIEIPEVADLLGKFTSWSLPMATPGGNASHDSKDFYYRTTASVDLGEMSPSELQVAQWPFFVFLAGSMFCLLTSSICHLFCCHSHRLSLLLLRLDYVGIAVMIVTSFFPPMYYIFQCQPQWQWIYLGGITTMGVFTIINLLTPAFSTSKYRVYRALLFCAMGFSGIIPAIHALILNWNEPRRVATVTYESIMALSYATGTLFYVTRIPERWKPGWFDLAGHSHQIFHVFVIMGALSHYYAALVFIDWRRVVGCPTTNL, from the exons ATgcgaagagaagagaagagaagagagagaTTAGGGAGGGAGGGGGCTTTAAATTGGTGCAGTTGGGTTGGTTGCCTAGTTGGCGAACTGCACTTAAATAGAAAGAGAGAGAAGAAACAGAGAGAAAGGGAATTTAATCTCAAAGAAGAAATTAATCATCCAATCAATCCCTTTtcaaaatctctctcttttttctctcaAATGACTACTGCTGGTACTGATCATCAGGCATCTGAGAACAGCAATTGTTGTGTGTGGAGAAGAAAGAAAGGAATCAGAAAGAaatcaaaatcatcatcatcattttcatcttcatcatctgaaGACTTGGTAATGGAGGAAATGAAAGCAGTCAGTCCATTGATGAATGGAATcaacaagaaggaaaagaagaatcATAATAGTAGAAAGAAGAACAAATGTTTTGAATTATTGGCTTATAAAGATTTACCAGATTATATGAAGGATAATGAGTATATTTTAGATCATTACAGAGCTAATTGGCCTATCAAAGTTGCTTTCTACAGTCTGTTCCGTTGGCACAATGAAACTCTCAACATCTGGAC gCATCTGATTGGATTCTTCGTGTTTGTGGGATTGACTGCAGCAAATCTGATTGAAATTCCTGAAGTTGCTGATCTTCTCGGCAAATTTACCAG CTGGTCACTTCCAATGGCAACTCCAGGTGGAAATGCTTCTCATGATTCAAAAGATTTCTATTAT AGAACAACGGCATCGGTGGACTTGGGGGAAATGTCACCATCTGAACTGCAAGTGGCCCAATGGCCATTCTTCGTCTTCTTAGCTGGTTCGATGTTCTGTCTTCTCACAAGTAGTATTTGCCATCTCTTTTGCTGCCATTCTCATCGTTTGAGTCTATTATTACTAAGACTGGACTATGTTGGTATCGCCGTTATGATAGTCACATCCTTTTTCCCACCAATGTACTATATATTCCAATGTCAACCACAATGGCAATGGATTTACCTTGGTGGGATTACAACCATGGGTGTTTTCACTATCATAAATTTATTAACCCCAGCATTCTCAACAAGTAAATACCGTGTTTACCGAGCTTTACTCTTCTGCGCAATGGGATTCTCCGGCATCATTCCAGCAATTCACGCCTTGATTTTGAACTGGAACGAACCAAGGCGCGTCGCAACAGTGACATACGAATCAATCATGGCTTTATCTTATGCTACCGGAACTTTGTTCTACGTTACAAGGATTCCTGAGAGATGGAAGCCAGGTTGGTTCGATTTAGCTGGCCATAGTCACCAAATATTCCATGTTTTTGTGATCATGGGCGCCTTATCCCATTACTATGCTGCACTTGTATTTATTGATTGGCGTCGTGTTGTTGGCTGTCCCACGACAAACTTGTGA
- the LOC113282757 gene encoding probable sucrose-phosphate synthase 1, whose amino-acid sequence MAGNDWINSYLEAILDVGGPAIDQQGKKPDVKSKSSLLLRERGRFSPTTYFVEEVITGFDETDLHKSWLKAAATRSPQERNTRLENMCWRIWNLARKKKQIEGDEARRSARKHLEREKGRREATADMSEDLSEGERGDHVSDISAHGESHRGRMPRISSVDVMDAWASQQKEKKLYIVLISLHGLIRGENMELGRDSDTGGQVKYVVELARALASMPGVYRVDLLTRQVSGPDVDWTYGEPAEMLPPRGSEDHELGESSGAYIVRIPFGPRDKYIPKELLWPHIPEFVDGALNHIIQMSKVLGEQIGGGDPVWPIAIHGHYADAGDSAALLSGALNVPMLFTGHSLGRDKLEQSLKQGRLSREEINATYKINRRIEAEELCLDASEIVITSTRQEVEKQWSLYDGFDVILERKLRARIKRNVSCYGRVMPRMFVIPPGMEFNHIVPHDGDIDGELEADEDNPASPDPPIWSEIMRFFTNPRKPMILALARPDPKKNITTLVKAFGECRPLRELANLTLILGNREDIEEMSSTNSSVMLSILKLIDKYDLYGHIAYPKHHKQPDVPDIYRLAAKTKGVFINPAYIEPFGLTLIEAAAYGLPIVATNNGGPVDIHRVLDNGILVDPHDQLAIADALLKLVADKQRWAKCRQNGLEKIHLFSWPEHCKTYLSRIASCRPRQPQWQRTDEFENSESDSPGDSLRDIQDISLNLRLSLDGEKLEESGSLDNALESVDNSANSKNRKIQNAVFAWSKGMQDARKAGSTEKADHNNTSNKFPALRRRKHIFVIAVDHDNDADIMGTIKNVYEAASKERTSGSIGFILSTALTISEIHTLLVSGGLNATDFDAFICNSGGDLYYPSLNSENHSGLPVEVDSDYHSQIEYRWGGEGLRKTLVRWAASIVEKEGEKDKPVVLEDPQRSTTYCYSFKVENPSLIPPVKELRKLMRIQALRCHVVYCQNGTKVNVIPVLASRAQSLRYLYIRWGIELSNMVVIAGECGDTDYEGMLGGIHKTIVLTGVCKNARTRLHSIRSYPLEDVIPYENSNIVHTGEGFSSNDIRVALGELGVIKS is encoded by the exons ATGGCGGGAAATGATTGGATAAATAGTTATTTAGAAGCAATTCTTGATGTAGGAGGACCAGCAATCGATCAACAGGGAAAAAAACCAGATGTGAAATCAAAATCATCTTTATTGCTTAGAGAAAGAGGAAGATTTAGTCCTACTACttattttgttgaagaagttattACTGGTTTTGATGAGACTGATCTTCATAAATCATGGCTCAAG GCTGCGGCAACGAGAAGTCCTCAAGAGAGGAATACGAGATTGGAAAATATGTGTTGGAGGATTTGGAATTTGGCTCGTAAAAAGAAACAG ATTGAGGGGGATGAAGCTCGCCGTAGTGCTAGGAAGCATCTTGAACGTGAAAAAGGCCGAAGAGAGGCAACTGCTGATATGTCTGAAGATTTATCAGAAGGAGAAAGAGGAGACCATGTTAGTGACATTTCTGCTCATGGTGAAAGCCATAGAGGCAGAATGCCCAGAATCAGCTCTGTTGATGTGATGGATGCGTGGGCCAGTCAACAGAAGGAGAAAAAATTGTACATTGTGTTAATAAG TCTACATGGTCTCATACGGGGTGAGAATATGGAGCTTGGTCGTGATTCTGATACCGGTGGTCAG GTTAAATATGTTGTGGAACTCGCAAGGGCACTTGCCTCAATGCCCGGTGTGTATCGGGTTGATTTGCTTACAAGACAAGTATCAGGCCCAGATGTGGACTGGACTTATGGGGAACCAGCAGAGATGCTTCCTCCTAGAGGTTCAGAAGATCATGAGTTGGGAGAGAGTAGCGGTGCATATATTGTTCGTATACCGTTTGGTCCAAGAGATAAATACATTCCTAAGGAACTCCTATGGCCACATATTCCAGAATTTGTCGACGGTGCACTTAACCATATAATACAAATGTCCAAAGTATTAGGGGAACAGATTGGTGGAGGGGATCCAGTTTGGCCTATTGCCATACACGGGCACTATGCAGATGCTGGTGACTCTGCTGCTCTTCTCTCTGGTGCTTTAAATGTACCCATGCTTTTTACGGGCCACTCTCTTGGCCGTGATAAGCTGGAACAGTCTCTGAAACAAGGACGCCTGTCAAGAGAAGAAATAAACGCGACATACAAAATAAACCGTAGGATAGAGGCTGAAGAGCTTTGTCTTGATGCTTCAGAAATTGTTATTACTAGCACCAGGCAAGAGGTAGAAAAACAATGGAGCTTGTATGATGGCTTTGATGTCATACTTGAGCGCAAATTGCGAGCGAGGATTAAGCGTAACGTTAGCTGTTATGGAAGGGTCATGCCTCGTATGTTT GTAATACCTCCTGGGATGGAGTTCAATCATATTGTACCACATGATGGTGATATTGATGGGGAATTAGAAGCAGATGAAGATAATCCCGCTTCTCCCGACCCACCTATATGGTCCGAG ATAATGCGGTTTTTCACCAATCCTCGCAAGCCTATGATCCTTGCGTTAGCTAGGCCGGACCCCAAAAAGAACATCACAACATTGGTCAAAGCATTTGGAGAATGTCGTCCTTTGAGGGAGCTTGCCAACCTT ACGTTAATACTTGGTAACCGTGAGGACATCGAAGAAATGTCAAGCACAAATTCATCTGTTATGCTCTCAATACTTAAACTAATTGACAAGTACGATCTGTATGGTCATATTGCATATCCTAAACACCACAAGCAACCTGATGTTCCTGACATTTATCGTCTTGCAGCAAAGACAAAG GGTGTCTTCATTAATCCAGCTTACATTGAACCCTTTGGGCTAACTCTCATAGAG GCTGCTGCTTATGGTTTGCCTATTGTAGCTACAAATAATGGTGGCCCAGTTGATATACACCGG GTTCTTGACAACGGTATCCTTGTTGACCCACATGATCAGCTTGCCATTGCCGATGCTCTCTTGAAGCTCGTTGCTGATAAGCAACGCTGGGCAAAATGCCGGCAGAATGGACTGGAGAAAATCCACCTCTTCTCATGGCCAGAGCACTGCAAGACTTACCTATCTCGCATAGCCAGTTGCAGACCAAGGCAGCCACAGTGGCAAAGAACTGACGAATTTGAGAATTCAGAGTCAGATTCACCTGGTGATTCTTTGAGGGATATCCAAGACATATCATTAAACCTAAGGCTTTCACTAGATGGAGAGAAATTGGAAGAGAGTGGATCTCTTGATAATGCTTTAGAGAGTGTGGATAATTCTGCTAACAGTAAGAATAGGAAAATACAGAATGCTGTATTTGCATGGTCAAAGGGTATGCAAGATGCTCGAAAGGCTGGATCCACTGAAAAAGCAGATCATAATAACACATCTAATAAATTCCCTGCGTTGAGGAGGAGGAAGCATATCTTTGTGATCGCCGTCGATCATGATAATGATGCAGATATTATGGGAACCATTAAGAATGTTTATGAGGCAGCAAGCAAGGAGAGAACCTCAGGTTCAATTGGGTTCATCCTCTCAACAGCCTTAACCATATCCGAGATACACACCTTGTTGGTCTCTGGAGGATTAAATGCCACTGATTTTGATGCTTTCATCTGCAATAGCGGTGGGGATCTCTACTATCCTTCTTTAAACTCAGAAAATCACTCTGGGCTTCCTGTTGAAGTTGATTCAGATTACCATTCGCAAATTGAATACCGTTGGGGTGGAGAAGGTTTGAGGAAGACTTTAGTTCGTTGGGCAGCTTCTATTGTTGAAAAGGAAGGAGAAAAAGATAAACCAGTTGTTCTTGAAGATCCCCAGAGATCTACCACCTATTGCTATTCGTTTAAAGTGGAAAACCCATCATTG aTTCCCCCTGTTAAGGAGCTTCGGAAGTTGATGAGAATCCAGGCTCTTCGTTGTCATGTCGTATACTGTCAGAATGGGACCAAGGTCAATGTAATTCCTGTACTGGCATCACGAGCACAAAGTCTTAG GTATCTATACATTCGATGGGGAATAGAATTGTCCAATATGGTCGTTATTGCTGGAGAATGTGGAGACACAGATTATGAAGGAATGCTTGGAGGGATTCATAAGACTATAGTATTGACTGGAGTTTGCAAAAACGCACGTACTCGTCTTCACTCTATCAGGAGTTACCCACTGGAAGATGTTATCCCGTATGAAAACTCCAACATTGTGCATACAGGTGAAGGTTTCAGCAGCAACGACATAAGGGTGGCACTTGGAGAACTTGGTGTTATAAAGTCTTAG
- the LOC113282760 gene encoding formamidopyrimidine-DNA glycosylase-like isoform X2, translated as MSFTDKRRFAKVRLLKDPTLKPPISELGPDALLEPMTTDEFFQLLRKKKIAIKPLLLDQSFISGIGNWIADEVLYQARIHPLQVSSSLSKEHCETLQKCIIEVVEFAVEVDADCSKFPIEWLFHSRWNKKPGKMSGKKIDFITAGGRTTAYVPDLQKLTGEQAKKAALEPKEQTSDGDEDEENLERKKGNKSKPKKAQTKKPPAKRKGKATSDNDNDSEDDEMEEKKVEKVAKGKQSKAKVETSDKPKGRQSKNSKKT; from the exons ATGTCTTTTACTGACAAGCGACGATTCGCCAAAGTGCGCTTGCTCAAAGAT CCAACGTTGAAACCTCCAATCTCCGAGCTTGGTCCAGATGCGCTGCTGGAGCCTATGACAACAGACGAGTTCTTTCAGTTACTGAGAAAGAAGAAGATTGCTATTAAACCTCTTTTACTTGACCAG AGCTTCATTTCGGGGATTGGCAATTGGATCGCAGATGAAGTGCTTTATCAA GCAAGAATTCATCCTCTCCAAGTTTCTTCGAGCTTGTCCAAGGAGCACTGTGAAACTCTGCAAAAGTGCATCATAGAG GTTGTAGAGTTTGCGGTTGAAGTTGATGCTGATTGTAGCAAATTTCCAATTGAATGGTTATTTCATTCTCGGTGGAACAAAAAGCCAGGAAAAATGAGCG GGAAGAAAATTGATTTCATAACAGCAGGAGGCAGG ACAACTGCTTATGTGCCAGACTTGCAAAAGCTTACTGGAGAACAAGCTAAGAAGGCAGCACTTGAACCAAAAGAACAAACGTCAGATGGAGATGAGGATGAAGAAAATCTGGAACGGAAGAAGGGAAATAAATCAAAACCAAAGAAAGCCCAGACCAAAAAGCCTCCTGCAAAAAGGAAAGGTAAGGCAACTAGTGACAATGATAATGACAGTGAAGATGACGAGATGGAGGAGAAGAAGGTTGAAAAGGTCGCAAAAGGTAAACAATCAAAGGCAAAGGTTGAAACATCAGACAAACCAAAAGGCCGTCAAAGCAAGAACTCAAAGAAAACTTAG
- the LOC113282759 gene encoding peroxidase 40-like, with protein MAVFNLLVLLWVFLSIASISNNYFFIQACFSTDNGAASSLQIDAYIHTCPDVERIIYSKVEEAVMNDPRMAASLLRLHFHDCFVNGCDASVLLDDSNTFVGEKTAVPNLNSLRGFDVVDAIKCELESVCPETVSCADILATAARDSVVVSGGPGWDVPMGRKDSLSASKTDANNNIPAPNSDLNTLITKFQNVGLDYTDMVALSGAHTIGQARCSSFSSSLQGRSSSSSSDGPVLDLQFLASLKQLCSNSENDNNATLTALDLATPATFDNQYFINLVSGEALLPSDQALVAGNSPTLEIVESYVIDPLAFFEDFKRSMARMGSLSPLTGENGQIRRNCRVAN; from the exons ATGGCAGTGTTTAATCTCCTTGTTTTGCTTTGGGTTTTTCTCTCAATTGCTTCCATATCTAATAACTACTTTTTCATCCAAGCTTGTTTTAGTACTGATAATGGTGCTGCATCTTCTCTCCAAATTGATGCCTACATCCATACTTGCCCAGATGTTGAACGTATCATTTACTCAAAGGTTGAGGAAGCTGTGATGAATGATCCACGGATGGCTGCATCGCTTCTTCGTCTCCATTTTCATGATTGTTTTGTTAAT GGTTGCGATGCTTCCGTCTTGTTAGATGATTCAAATACGTTTGTTGGAGAAAAGACTGCAGTACCCAATTTGAATTCTCTAAGAGGGTTTGATGTGGTTGATGCAATAAAATGTGAACTTGAATCTGTGTGTCCTGAGACTGTTTCCTGTGCTGACATTCTTGCTACTGCTGCCCGAGACTCCGTTGTTGTG TCTGGTGGACCGGGGTGGGATGTTCCAATGGGTAGAAAGGACAGCTTGAGTGCTAGCAAAACAGATGCGAATAACAACATTCCAGCTCCAAATTCAGACTTAAACACCCTCATCACCAAATTCCAAAACGTTGGCCTCGACTACACTGACATGGTTGCTCTATCAG GTGCACACACCATTGGTCAAGCTAGGTGCTCATCGTTCAGCTCTAGTCTTCAGGGtcgcagtagcagcagcagctctGATGGGCCAGTCCTCGACCTACAATTTCTAGCATCATTGAAACAGCTTTGCTCCAACTCTGAAAATGACAACAATGCAACTCTAACAGCTCTTGACTTGGCAACCCCAGCAACATTTGATAATCAGTATTTCATTAACCTTGTGTCAGGCGAGGCTCTTCTACCATCTGATCAAGCACTTGTCGCTGGAAACAGTCCAACACTCGAAATCGTGGAGTCATACGTAATCGATCCACTGGCTTTCTTTGAGGACTTCAAACGCTCTATGGCAAGGATGGGAAGCTTGAGTCCACTTACTGGTGAAAATGGCCAGATCCGCCGCAACTGTAGGGTCGCCAACTAA
- the LOC113282761 gene encoding DCC family protein At1g52590, chloroplastic, whose translation MALFLASPVPYARLQVPLSGKVSRRKVSTLATTISRPDDKEEVGVDWVKATSNFFDQGDSRPIMLFDGVCNLCNGGVKFVRDNDRQRRMRFEPLQSESGKKLLQRSKRAPDDISSVVLVEKDRSYIKSEAVLKIMEYLNLPFPQLALFLQFVPLFIRDFVYDNVADNRYNIFGRAESCEI comes from the exons ATGGCCTTGTTCCTTGCTTCACCAGTACCATATGCCCGGTTACAGGTTCCACTCTCAGGGAAAGTTAGTCGCCGCAAAGTCTCGACTTTGGCAACCACAATTTCACGACCTGATGACAAAGAAGAAGTAGGTGTGGATTGGGTGAAGGCCACTTCGAATTTCTTCGACCAAGGAGATTCAAGACCGATTATGTTGTTTGATG GAGTGTGCAACTTATGTAATGGGGGTGTCAAATTTGTTCGGGATAATGATCGTCAAAG gAGAATGAGGTTTGAACCACTTCAAAGTGAATCTGGTAAGAAGTTGCTACAGAGGTCCAAAAGAGCACCGGACGATATTTCTAGTGTTGTTCTTGTTGAAAAGGATAG ATCATATATCAAGTCAGAAGCAGTACTCAAGATCATGGAATACCTCAATTTGCCTTTTCCCCAGCTTGCATTGTTTCTGCAGTTTGTGCCATT GTTCATACGGGATTTTGTATACGATAATGTTGCAGATAATCGGTACAACATCTTCGGTCGGGCGGAATCGTGTGAGATATAG